The Chitinophaga niabensis genomic interval TATCTGGATAGGTTACCAGAAGAAATCGCAGTTGCCTGCATCAAAGACGGAGTTACCCGTACGCCAGAGATAAACCATACCCGTGAGTTTATTGAATGGACCTCTAAGAAATCCAGTTTAATGAGTTAAATATTATGGCAATGGAACTTGCAGAAAAAATGAAAAAAGCCCGAATACAACTCATTCTCGACCATCCTTTTTTCGCTTCTCTCGCTTTAAAACTAACCTATATAGAAGATAAACAAACCCAGACTACAATTATCAATGGTAAATGCATAAAATATAATCCTGATTTTATTAAAGAGCTGCCTATTAAACAGATAGCTACTGTATTGGCGCATGAAGTATTGCATATTCTCTCCTTTCATCATATGAGACGAGAAAATAGGGATAAAGTTCTCTGGAACAAAGCCACAGATTATGCCATAAATCCTTTATTGATACGATCAGAATTTCAATTACCTGATGGGGCTTTATTGGATCACAGGTTTGATAATATGAATGCAGAACGTATTTATTCGATTCTGATGCAAGAACAACCTTCTGACAAACAGGAATCTTCTGAATCTCAAGATTATCAGGGTATGGGAGATGTAGAAGACCTGCCGGAGACTGAAAGTAAACAAGAAGTTGAGGCACAAATTAAACAAGCTATGACCCAGGCTGCAATGATTGCCAAAAGCCAAGGTAATCTCCCTGATTATATAGAGCGATTAGTATCTGAAAC includes:
- a CDS encoding vWA domain-containing protein, whose translation is MELAEKMKKARIQLILDHPFFASLALKLTYIEDKQTQTTIINGKCIKYNPDFIKELPIKQIATVLAHEVLHILSFHHMRRENRDKVLWNKATDYAINPLLIRSEFQLPDGALLDHRFDNMNAERIYSILMQEQPSDKQESSESQDYQGMGDVEDLPETESKQEVEAQIKQAMTQAAMIAKSQGNLPDYIERLVSETIKPKVSWREALQRFFSEITKDDYTWTKPSTRYLHNGLYLPSLETPFIGKVILIVDTSSSISNELINSFAAEVQEITSSFSIPLTIIYVDTKVQAIQEIEPDEIINLNPKGGGGTNFKPGFEFIDDHNLDPETVIYLTDGECYSFPTTPDYNVLWAQFGSFEFNPPFGEVIQVTD